In Triplophysa rosa linkage group LG18, Trosa_1v2, whole genome shotgun sequence, a genomic segment contains:
- the gpx9 gene encoding glutathione peroxidase 9 produces the protein MTANSVNDFTAENLEKKAVPLNMFKGKVLLIVNVATFUGSTIEEYHKMNALMKMYGDQNFVILGFPCNQFGLQSPEENHETLNVLRCVRPGGGYTPQFPIFSKIEVNGDDENPLYAFLKESLPFVNPVVGDIKKLHWSPIKVNDVRWNFEKFLIGADGVPYRRFDLRCPSEAVEKHIAMLVKGSHGS, from the exons ATGACAGCAAATTCAGTTAATGACTTCACTGCGGAGAACCTGGAGAAGAAAGCAGTTCCACTCAACATGTTCAAAGGAAAAGTTCTTCTCATTGTGAACGTGGCGACCTTCTGAGGGTCCACCATTGAAGAG TATCACAAGATGAATGCACTCATGAAGATGTATGGAGATCAGAACTTCGTCATCCTCGGGTTCCCATGCAATCAGTTTGGACTACAGTCACCTG AAGAGAATCATGAAACTCTTAATGTTCTGAGGTGCGTGAGGCCGGGAGGAGGTTACACGCCCCAGTTCCCCATCTTCAGTAAGATCGAGGTGAACGGTGATGATGAGAATCCTCTGTATGCCTTCCTGAAG GAATCTCTTCCATTTGTAAACCCTGTCGTTGGAGACATCAAGAAACTCCACTGGTCTCCCATTAAAGTGAATGACGTCCGATGGAACTTTGAGAAGTTCCTCATCGGAGCAGACGGAGTTCCTTACAGACG GTTTGATCTTCGTTGTCCTTCTGAAGCCGTGGAGAAGCATATTGCGATGCTTGTGAAGGGAAGCCACGGATCATAA
- the fbxl15 gene encoding F-box/LRR-repeat protein 15 — translation MTNNEEKLSMEQNPDDRLPCNSCQLLDLPWEDVLVTHVFCYLPLRHLVSLQHVSKSFRSLVQVYLANCRTFDPAQTGPHIPKEAFCSMLHNNQVLHHLCIHNCSDWITDKELLPVIGQNQHLLRVDLRGCVHLSRHALVAVSLSCLRLQHLNLAHCEWVDVLALRSLADHCSDLRSLDLTACRQLKDDAVCYVAGKCPALRSLSVAVNANITDTAVEEVAKRCRDLETLDLTGCLRVRNEAIRTLAEYCPKLKCLKVNHCHNVTESSLGVLRRRNVDIDVEPPLQRALVLLQDVVGFAPFINLQI, via the exons atgacaaataatgaagaaaaactcaGCATGGAGCAAAATCCTGATGATCGCTTGCCGTGCAATAG TTGTCAGCTGCTGGATTTGCCCTGGGAGGATGTTTTAGTTACACACGTCTTCTGCTACCTGCCGCTGCGTCACCTGGTCAGCCTGCAGCACGTCAGCAAGAGTTTTCGCTCTCTCGTTCAGGTGTACCTGGCCAACTGCCGCACATTCGACCCTGCACAG ACCGGACCTCACATTCCCAAAGAAGCGTTCTGCTCCATGCTTCACAACAATCAAGTTCTCCATCACCTCTGCATCCACAACTGCTCTGATTGGATcacagacaaagagctgttgcccgtgatTGGTCAGAACCAGCACCTGCTGCGCGTGGACTTGCGGGGCTGCGTGCACTTGAGCCGTCACGCTCTGGTAGCCGTGTCTCTCAGCTGTCTTCGTCTGCAGCACCTGAATCTTGCTCACTGCGAGTGGGTGGACGTCTTGGCGCTCCGGAGCCTGGCGGATCACTGCTCGGACCTACGCTCGCTGGACCTGACCGCCTGCAGACAGCTGAAGGACGACGCCGTGTGTTACGTGGCCGGGAAGTGCCCGGCGCTTCGTTCGCTCTCGGTGGCCGTTAATGCGAATATAACAGACACAGCGGTGGAGGAAGTGGCCAAACGCTGCAGAGATCTGGAGACGCTGGACCTCACTGGCTGCTTACGAGTACGAAATGAAGCTATCAG GACGCTGGCAGAGTACTGTCCCAAACTGAAATGTCTTAAAGTCAACCACTGTCACAACGTAACAGAGTCCAGTCTCGGTGTCCTGCGCCGACGTAATGTGGATATTGATGTGGAACCTCCGCTGCAGAGAGCGCTAGTGCTGCTGCAAGATGTCGTGGGATTCGCTCCGTTTATTAACCTGCAGATTTAA